A single genomic interval of Nonomuraea rubra harbors:
- a CDS encoding ABC transporter ATP-binding protein, with amino-acid sequence MNDVLVGRALAKRFGQTVALGGVDIAVRAGEAVAIMGPSGSGKSTLLHCLAGIMKPDGGEVHLLGQRIDSLGERRRSALRRTRFGFVFQFGQLLPELPAEENVALPLMLGGVPRAQAVRQAREWFPPLGLHSMESRRPGELSGGQAQRVAIARALVTRPAVVFADEPTGALDQQTGQETMRLLVEATKHNDACLIVVTHDPNVAAWCDRTVEVRDGRLLVSGAFA; translated from the coding sequence ATGAACGACGTGCTTGTTGGACGGGCCCTGGCCAAACGGTTCGGGCAGACGGTCGCCCTGGGCGGCGTGGACATCGCGGTACGGGCGGGCGAAGCCGTGGCGATCATGGGGCCGAGCGGTTCCGGCAAGTCGACGCTGCTGCACTGCCTGGCCGGCATCATGAAGCCGGACGGGGGCGAGGTGCACCTGCTCGGCCAGCGCATCGACTCGCTGGGCGAGCGCAGGCGCAGCGCGCTGCGCCGCACCCGCTTCGGCTTCGTCTTCCAGTTCGGCCAGCTCCTGCCCGAGCTGCCCGCCGAGGAGAACGTGGCGCTCCCGCTCATGCTGGGCGGGGTGCCGAGGGCCCAGGCCGTACGGCAGGCCCGCGAGTGGTTCCCCCCGCTCGGCCTGCACTCCATGGAGTCCAGGCGGCCGGGTGAGCTGTCCGGCGGCCAGGCGCAGCGGGTGGCCATCGCCAGGGCGCTGGTCACCAGGCCGGCCGTGGTCTTCGCCGACGAGCCCACGGGGGCGCTCGACCAGCAGACCGGGCAGGAGACGATGCGGCTGCTGGTGGAGGCCACCAAGCACAACGACGCCTGCCTGATCGTCGTCACCCACGACCCGAACGTGGCCGCCTGGTGCGACCGCACGGTCGAGGTCCGTGACGGCCGCCTGCTGGTGAGCGGGGCCTTCGCGTGA
- a CDS encoding FtsX-like permease family protein — MNLDLTWRLLRGGGRRGLLGTWLTLAAVAVATALLLFAVAANSAFQARAERGAWRNPVPATSGAVAVEASRYDFVRDQAITVIDLAALPGKSPAPPPGLPRFPAPGEVWLSPALAELARELPAGELAGRYPGPEGVLGDEGLVHPGELVAVVGHAPDSPAMTAARSGDWIVAKPPVKVASLAGQPSEDAEAYRMLSLVASVLMVVPLLVFGGAAARLTVARRDQRLAALRLVGATPGQVVAMTVAEAVMVALAGALAGAVAFALAVPLLAGIEMQGGPWFAADLFPGPLVLAGVLVAVPLLVGLSAVAGLRRVVVSPLGVARRETPPAMRFVRVLALLAVLAVFPMLTRGTSVAVIAVALALAFLCINLVGPWVVGVIGRITAASARGPARLLAGRRLVDDPRAAWRTVSGVALTGFVAGFLGLLSPAAFDGDASGPPQLRVTAPAGQVAEVVGQARERLRAAGVQATVKPVKDVVVAALGSSADTATLDRARTAMAGLVPGRTPTTERDDQRFGVQLLADVRVGTIVVLSVSFLVAIASSGITAASSILDRRQTYGLLRLAGTPLEVLDRARRAETLVPLTVMGGGAILVGAFCAVPFMIGGMNVVGALTLAGCVVAGFAGVVGAGALSRPLLRSVTEDPAPRPD, encoded by the coding sequence GTGAACCTCGACCTGACCTGGCGGCTGCTCAGGGGCGGCGGCCGCAGGGGGCTGCTCGGCACCTGGCTCACGCTGGCCGCCGTCGCGGTGGCCACGGCGCTGCTGCTGTTCGCGGTGGCCGCGAACTCCGCCTTCCAGGCCAGGGCCGAGCGCGGCGCCTGGCGCAACCCCGTCCCGGCCACCTCGGGCGCGGTGGCCGTCGAGGCGTCCCGCTACGACTTCGTCCGCGACCAGGCCATCACCGTGATCGACCTGGCCGCGCTCCCCGGTAAGAGCCCGGCCCCGCCGCCGGGGCTGCCCCGCTTCCCCGCGCCCGGCGAGGTGTGGCTGTCGCCCGCGCTGGCCGAGCTGGCCAGGGAGCTGCCCGCCGGCGAGCTGGCCGGCCGTTACCCCGGCCCGGAGGGGGTGCTCGGCGACGAGGGGCTGGTGCATCCGGGCGAGCTGGTCGCGGTCGTCGGCCACGCGCCGGACAGTCCCGCGATGACCGCGGCCCGCTCCGGCGACTGGATCGTCGCCAAGCCGCCCGTCAAGGTCGCGAGCCTGGCGGGGCAGCCGAGCGAGGACGCGGAGGCGTACCGGATGCTCTCGCTCGTCGCCAGCGTGCTCATGGTGGTGCCGCTGCTGGTGTTCGGGGGCGCGGCGGCCCGGCTCACGGTGGCCAGGCGCGACCAGCGGCTGGCCGCACTGCGCCTGGTCGGGGCCACGCCCGGGCAGGTCGTCGCGATGACCGTGGCGGAGGCGGTGATGGTCGCGCTGGCCGGCGCGCTCGCGGGGGCCGTCGCCTTCGCCCTGGCCGTGCCGCTGCTGGCCGGGATCGAGATGCAGGGCGGGCCGTGGTTCGCCGCCGACCTGTTCCCCGGGCCGCTCGTCCTGGCCGGGGTGCTGGTCGCGGTGCCGCTGCTGGTGGGGCTCTCCGCGGTGGCCGGCCTGCGGCGGGTCGTGGTGAGCCCGCTCGGCGTGGCCAGGCGGGAGACGCCGCCGGCCATGCGGTTCGTACGGGTGCTCGCCCTGCTGGCGGTGCTGGCCGTGTTCCCGATGCTGACCAGGGGCACCAGCGTCGCGGTCATCGCGGTGGCGCTCGCGCTGGCGTTCCTGTGCATCAACCTGGTGGGGCCGTGGGTGGTCGGCGTGATCGGCCGGATCACGGCGGCGAGCGCGCGGGGCCCCGCCCGGCTGCTGGCAGGCCGGCGGCTGGTGGACGACCCGCGCGCCGCCTGGCGCACGGTGAGCGGCGTGGCGCTGACCGGCTTCGTGGCGGGCTTCCTCGGCCTGCTCAGCCCGGCGGCGTTCGACGGCGACGCGTCCGGCCCGCCGCAGCTCCGCGTCACCGCGCCCGCCGGGCAGGTGGCGGAGGTGGTGGGGCAGGCCCGAGAGCGGCTGCGCGCGGCCGGCGTGCAGGCCACCGTGAAGCCCGTCAAGGACGTCGTGGTGGCGGCCCTGGGCAGCTCCGCCGACACCGCCACCCTCGACCGCGCCCGCACCGCGATGGCCGGCCTGGTGCCCGGCCGCACGCCCACCACGGAACGTGACGACCAGCGGTTCGGCGTCCAGCTCCTGGCCGACGTCAGGGTGGGCACGATCGTGGTGCTGTCGGTGTCGTTCCTGGTGGCCATCGCCAGCTCGGGGATCACGGCCGCGTCGTCGATCCTGGACCGGCGGCAGACGTACGGGCTGCTGCGCCTGGCGGGCACGCCGCTGGAGGTGCTCGACCGGGCCCGCCGCGCCGAGACGCTGGTCCCGCTGACGGTCATGGGCGGCGGGGCGATCCTGGTCGGGGCGTTCTGCGCGGTGCCGTTCATGATCGGGGGCATGAACGTGGTCGGCGCGCTCACGCTGGCGGGCTGCGTCGTGGCGGGCTTCGCCGGGGTGGTCGGGGCGGGCGCGCTGAGCCGCCCGCTGCTCCGCTCGGTCACCGAGGACCCGGCGCCCCGCCCCGACTGA
- a CDS encoding LLM class F420-dependent oxidoreductase — protein sequence MKLGLNLGYWQRNADDATESVLAAERLGYDSVWTAEAYGSDVFTPLAWYGARTSRIKLGTSIAQISARPPVTTAMTAMTLDHLTGGRLLLGVGASGPQVVEGWYGQPFARPLARTREYVEIMRKVWRREEPVTSDGDHYPLPLPGGLGKPLKSITHPLRPDIPLYLGAEGPKNVALAAEVGQGWLPLFAFPEKIEEMYGEALSGAEPGFDVAAMVMVLISDDLRAALDVVKTMLTLYIGGMGAKQRNFHADIIGRMGYAEAAEHIQALYLAGRRDEAFRAIPDELADGISLVGPPGRIKERLELWHRSPVTSLLVMGVRDEPSLKLVRDLVLG from the coding sequence ATGAAGCTCGGTCTGAACCTCGGCTACTGGCAGCGCAACGCCGACGACGCGACAGAATCGGTCCTGGCGGCCGAGCGGCTCGGCTACGACTCGGTGTGGACGGCCGAGGCGTACGGCAGCGACGTCTTCACGCCGCTGGCCTGGTACGGCGCGCGTACGTCCCGCATCAAGCTGGGCACCTCGATCGCCCAGATCTCGGCCAGACCTCCGGTCACCACCGCGATGACCGCCATGACCCTCGACCACCTCACCGGCGGCCGGCTGCTGCTGGGCGTGGGCGCCTCGGGGCCGCAGGTGGTGGAGGGCTGGTACGGCCAGCCGTTCGCCAGGCCGCTGGCCAGGACCCGCGAGTACGTCGAGATCATGCGCAAGGTGTGGCGCCGCGAGGAGCCGGTGACCAGCGACGGCGACCACTACCCGCTGCCGCTGCCCGGCGGGCTGGGCAAACCGCTGAAGTCCATCACCCATCCGCTCCGCCCCGACATCCCCCTCTATCTCGGGGCGGAAGGACCGAAGAACGTGGCGCTGGCCGCCGAGGTGGGGCAGGGCTGGCTGCCGCTGTTCGCGTTCCCCGAGAAGATCGAGGAGATGTACGGCGAGGCGCTGTCGGGCGCCGAGCCGGGCTTCGACGTGGCGGCCATGGTGATGGTGCTGATCTCCGACGACCTGCGGGCCGCGCTCGACGTGGTCAAGACGATGCTGACGCTGTACATCGGCGGCATGGGCGCCAAGCAGCGCAACTTCCACGCCGACATCATCGGCCGGATGGGCTACGCCGAGGCCGCCGAGCACATCCAGGCGCTGTACCTGGCGGGGCGCAGGGACGAGGCGTTCCGGGCGATCCCGGACGAGCTGGCCGACGGCATCTCGCTCGTCGGCCCGCCCGGCCGGATCAAGGAGCGGCTGGAGCTGTGGCATCGCAGCCCGGTCACCAGCCTGCTCGTCATGGGAGTGCGGGACGAGCCCTCGCTGAAGCTCGTCCGCGACCTCGTACTCGGTTAG
- a CDS encoding sulfatase family protein, translated as MLKALCRLACLLLLLPAAEPTIAAGDSRPNVVLILADDLETGTLPLFPNITRHLVQQGASFDRFFVTNSWCCPSRASILRSQHVHSHGVLTNTAPEGGFDRFHTQGLERSTVGTWMREAGYRTGLMGKFLNHYPGETAGGTYVPPGWDEWDVPVRKLYEEYGYRLNENGVTRDYGWEEQDYLSDVLARKARDFIAGADQPFFLFLAPIGPHNPANPAHRHAHAFPLAMAPRTPSFNQADVSREPFWLRNRPPLPLDAQADVDETYRRRLRAMLGVDDLVGSVVGALREAGKLDDTYIFFTSDNGFHLGTHRLKQGKTTPFEETIRVPLVVRGPGIAPGSTINRMGATIDLAPTFAELGGAVLPPFAEGRSLVPLLRGRPPAEWRKHVLVEFTRPADPSSAAQTPVPAYRALRTEQYTYVRYETGERQLYDLNTDPYQLANLAATADPALVARLDRQLAAMAACAGAACRQADSQG; from the coding sequence GTGCTCAAGGCTCTCTGTCGACTCGCGTGCCTGCTGCTCCTCCTGCCCGCAGCAGAGCCGACGATCGCGGCGGGCGACTCCCGGCCCAACGTCGTCCTCATCCTGGCCGACGACCTCGAGACCGGCACCCTGCCGCTCTTCCCCAACATCACGCGGCACCTCGTCCAGCAGGGCGCCTCGTTCGACCGCTTCTTCGTGACGAACTCCTGGTGCTGCCCCTCCAGGGCGTCGATCCTGCGCTCCCAGCACGTCCACAGCCACGGCGTGCTGACCAACACCGCCCCGGAAGGGGGATTCGACCGCTTCCACACCCAGGGTCTGGAACGTTCCACCGTCGGCACCTGGATGCGGGAGGCCGGCTACCGCACCGGCCTGATGGGCAAGTTCCTCAACCACTATCCGGGCGAGACGGCCGGGGGCACGTACGTGCCGCCGGGCTGGGACGAGTGGGACGTGCCGGTGCGCAAGCTCTACGAGGAGTACGGCTACCGGCTCAACGAGAACGGCGTGACCCGCGACTATGGCTGGGAGGAGCAGGACTACCTGTCCGACGTGCTGGCCCGCAAGGCCCGCGACTTCATCGCCGGCGCCGACCAGCCGTTCTTTCTCTTCCTCGCCCCGATCGGCCCGCACAACCCGGCCAACCCGGCCCACCGGCACGCCCACGCCTTCCCGCTGGCCATGGCGCCGCGCACGCCGTCGTTCAACCAGGCGGACGTGAGCCGCGAGCCGTTCTGGCTGCGCAACAGGCCCCCGCTCCCGCTGGACGCCCAGGCCGACGTGGACGAGACCTACCGCAGGCGGCTGCGGGCCATGCTCGGCGTGGACGACCTCGTCGGCTCGGTGGTCGGCGCCCTGCGGGAGGCCGGGAAGCTGGACGACACGTACATCTTCTTCACCTCGGACAACGGCTTCCACCTCGGCACGCATCGCCTCAAGCAGGGCAAGACCACCCCGTTCGAGGAGACGATCAGGGTCCCGCTCGTCGTGCGCGGCCCCGGCATCGCCCCCGGCTCGACGATCAACCGGATGGGCGCCACGATCGACCTTGCCCCGACCTTCGCCGAGCTGGGCGGGGCCGTCCTGCCGCCGTTCGCGGAGGGCCGCTCGCTGGTGCCACTGCTGCGCGGCAGGCCGCCCGCGGAATGGCGGAAGCACGTGCTGGTGGAGTTCACCCGGCCGGCCGACCCGTCGTCGGCCGCCCAGACGCCTGTGCCCGCCTATCGGGCGTTGCGAACGGAGCAGTACACCTATGTCCGGTACGAGACGGGCGAGCGGCAGCTCTACGACCTGAACACCGACCCCTACCAGCTCGCCAACCTGGCAGCGACCGCCGACCCGGCCCTGGTGGCGCGGCTGGACAGGCAGTTGGCGGCGATGGCCGCGTGCGCGGGGGCGGCCTGCCGCCAGGCCGACAGTCAGGGCTAG
- a CDS encoding FadR/GntR family transcriptional regulator — protein MEDTGWRPVKRTRTFEDVLAQIERRIAEDGLTVGDRLPAERQLAEQLGVSRSSVREAMRVLETLGVVSSQVGRGPDAGAVLTSRPDSALTDLLRLHLGLASLEMREVIDTRHMIEQWAAAQAATARADTSALAAALAGMDGARTAEEFVEHDTAFHCAIADASGNRLIAAIMRSLRDSMRRYSVEAVQRLGDTSILRADHVRILEAIERGEADEATLAVSEHLAHAYPSLFR, from the coding sequence GTGGAGGACACCGGCTGGCGTCCCGTCAAGCGGACGCGGACGTTCGAGGACGTACTCGCTCAGATCGAGCGGCGCATCGCCGAGGACGGCCTCACCGTGGGCGACCGGCTGCCCGCCGAGCGCCAGCTCGCCGAGCAGCTCGGCGTCAGCCGCTCCTCGGTACGCGAGGCGATGCGCGTGCTGGAGACCCTCGGCGTGGTCTCCTCCCAGGTCGGCCGGGGGCCCGACGCGGGCGCCGTGCTCACCTCGCGCCCCGACTCCGCGCTGACCGACCTGCTCCGGCTGCACCTCGGCCTGGCCAGCCTGGAGATGCGCGAGGTCATCGACACCCGGCACATGATCGAGCAGTGGGCCGCCGCGCAGGCCGCCACGGCCCGGGCCGACACCTCCGCCCTGGCCGCCGCCCTGGCCGGCATGGACGGGGCACGGACGGCCGAGGAGTTCGTCGAGCACGACACGGCCTTCCACTGCGCGATCGCGGACGCCTCGGGCAACCGGCTCATCGCGGCCATCATGCGCTCGCTGCGCGACTCGATGCGCAGGTACTCGGTCGAAGCGGTGCAACGCCTCGGGGACACCTCCATCCTGCGCGCGGACCACGTACGGATCCTGGAGGCCATCGAACGGGGCGAGGCGGACGAGGCGACCCTGGCCGTGTCGGAGCATCTGGCGCACGCGTACCCGTCGCTGTTCCGCTAG
- a CDS encoding (Fe-S)-binding protein: MRVALFITCVNDTLFPGTGKAVVSLLRRLGCDVDFPVAQTCCGQMHVNTGYREEGVRLARHFTEVFAGYDAVVAPSGSCAAMVREQYPKLARPGSRGAAAIAEVAPRVYELSEFLIDVLKVEDVGAYFPHRVTYHPTCHSLRGLHLGDRPARLLRNVRGLELVPLPGAEECCGFGGTFAVKNPAVSAAMGADKTRAIMDTGAEVLCAADNSCLMHIGGTLRRQQTGVRTMHLAEILASTEEAQ, from the coding sequence GTGCGAGTCGCCCTGTTCATCACGTGCGTGAACGACACGCTCTTCCCGGGCACCGGCAAGGCCGTGGTGTCGCTCCTGCGCAGGCTCGGCTGCGACGTGGACTTCCCCGTGGCCCAGACGTGCTGCGGGCAGATGCACGTCAACACCGGCTACCGGGAGGAGGGCGTGCGGCTGGCCCGGCACTTCACGGAGGTGTTCGCCGGGTACGACGCGGTCGTCGCGCCGTCGGGGTCGTGCGCGGCCATGGTGCGCGAGCAGTACCCGAAGCTGGCCAGGCCGGGCAGCAGGGGAGCGGCGGCGATCGCGGAGGTCGCGCCCAGGGTGTACGAGCTGTCGGAGTTCCTGATCGACGTGCTGAAGGTCGAGGACGTCGGCGCATATTTCCCGCATCGGGTGACATATCACCCGACGTGCCACTCGCTGCGCGGCCTCCACCTGGGCGACCGGCCCGCCAGGCTGCTGCGGAACGTGCGCGGCCTGGAGCTCGTGCCGCTGCCGGGCGCCGAGGAGTGCTGCGGCTTCGGCGGCACGTTCGCGGTCAAGAACCCGGCGGTCTCCGCCGCGATGGGCGCCGACAAGACCCGCGCCATCATGGACACCGGCGCCGAGGTGCTCTGCGCGGCCGACAACTCCTGCCTCATGCACATCGGCGGCACCCTGCGCCGCCAGCAGACCGGCGTCAGGACCATGCACCTGGCGGAGATCCTCGCATCGACGGAGGAGGCCCAATGA
- a CDS encoding lactate utilization protein B, with protein MSATFLGMPGSFPENSREAVQNSQLRFNLRKATHTIRDKRASVVGELPDWQELRAAGKAIKDHTLRNLDRYLIQLEAAVTEAGGTVHWARDAAEANRIVTDLVKATGETEVVKVKSMATQEIELNQALAEHGITAYETDLAELIVQLGDDFPSHILVPAIHRNRSEIREIFLDKMPHVSADLTDDPPALTEAARLHLRERFLRSKVAISGANFMVAETGTLVVLESEGNGRMCLTLPETLISVVGIEKLLPSWRDLEVFLQLLPRSSTGERMNPYTSMWTGAVEGQEFHLVLLDNGRTDVLADEVGRQALRCIRCSACLNVCPVYERAGGHAYGSVYPGPIGAILTPQLRGMSSELDASLPFASSLCGACYEACPVAIDIPEVLVDLRAKAPHAAAEKAGMKVAGWILNDHERLARAQRAATRVRKLVPKRLPGPLSAWTDTRDLPEIPEESFRDWWERNERA; from the coding sequence ATGAGCGCGACATTCCTCGGCATGCCAGGAAGCTTCCCGGAGAACTCCCGGGAAGCCGTACAGAACTCGCAGCTCCGCTTCAACCTCCGCAAGGCCACCCACACCATTCGCGACAAGCGGGCGAGCGTCGTCGGCGAGCTGCCCGACTGGCAGGAGCTGCGCGCGGCCGGCAAGGCCATCAAGGACCACACGCTGCGCAACCTCGACCGCTACCTGATCCAGCTCGAAGCGGCCGTCACGGAGGCGGGCGGCACCGTGCACTGGGCCAGGGACGCCGCCGAGGCCAACCGCATCGTGACGGACCTGGTCAAGGCCACCGGCGAGACCGAGGTGGTCAAGGTCAAGTCGATGGCCACCCAGGAGATCGAGCTCAACCAGGCGCTGGCCGAGCACGGCATCACCGCGTACGAGACGGACCTGGCCGAGCTGATCGTCCAGCTCGGCGACGACTTCCCCAGCCACATCCTGGTCCCCGCGATCCACCGCAACCGGTCGGAGATCCGCGAGATCTTCCTCGACAAGATGCCGCACGTCTCCGCCGACCTCACCGACGACCCGCCCGCCCTCACCGAGGCCGCCCGGCTCCACCTGCGCGAACGCTTCCTCAGGAGCAAGGTCGCGATCTCCGGCGCGAACTTCATGGTGGCCGAGACCGGCACGCTGGTGGTGCTGGAGTCGGAGGGCAACGGCCGCATGTGCCTGACCCTGCCCGAGACCCTCATCAGCGTCGTCGGGATCGAGAAGCTGCTGCCCTCCTGGCGGGATCTGGAGGTGTTCCTCCAGCTCCTGCCCAGAAGCTCCACGGGCGAGCGGATGAACCCCTACACGAGCATGTGGACCGGCGCCGTCGAAGGCCAGGAGTTCCACCTGGTGCTGCTCGACAACGGCCGCACCGACGTGCTCGCCGACGAGGTGGGCCGCCAGGCGCTGCGCTGCATCCGCTGCTCGGCCTGCCTGAACGTGTGCCCCGTGTACGAGCGCGCGGGCGGCCACGCGTACGGCTCGGTCTATCCCGGCCCCATCGGCGCGATCCTCACCCCGCAGCTCAGAGGCATGTCCTCCGAGCTGGACGCCTCGCTGCCGTTCGCCTCCAGTCTCTGCGGCGCCTGCTACGAGGCCTGCCCGGTGGCCATCGACATCCCCGAGGTCCTGGTGGACCTGCGGGCCAAGGCGCCGCACGCGGCGGCGGAGAAGGCCGGCATGAAGGTGGCCGGCTGGATACTCAACGACCACGAGCGGCTGGCCAGGGCGCAGCGCGCCGCGACCCGCGTACGGAAGCTGGTGCCCAAGCGGCTGCCGGGCCCGCTGTCGGCGTGGACGGACACCCGGGACCTGCCCGAGATTCCCGAAGAATCCTTCAGAGACTGGTGGGAGCGGAATGAGCGCGCGTGA
- a CDS encoding LutC/YkgG family protein — translation MSAREEILARVRKAVAGAGDVEIPRHYRADRQGGDLVELFAERVDDYRAIVHVVPAAEVPGKIDECLGERRMIVPDGFGREGGWHDVNTADGVVTNCAVAIAETGTIVLDHGPGQGTRAQTLVPDYHLCVVRADQIVPGVPEAVARLDPARPLTWISGPSATSDIELNRVEGVHGPRTLEVIIST, via the coding sequence ATGAGCGCGCGTGAGGAGATCCTCGCCAGGGTCCGCAAGGCCGTCGCCGGAGCCGGGGACGTGGAGATCCCCCGGCACTACCGGGCGGACCGGCAGGGCGGCGACCTGGTGGAGCTGTTCGCAGAGCGGGTGGACGACTACCGGGCGATCGTGCACGTCGTCCCGGCGGCCGAGGTCCCCGGCAAGATCGACGAATGCCTCGGCGAGCGCCGCATGATCGTCCCGGACGGCTTCGGCCGGGAGGGCGGCTGGCACGACGTGAACACGGCCGACGGCGTGGTCACGAACTGCGCCGTGGCCATCGCCGAGACCGGCACCATCGTCCTCGACCACGGCCCCGGCCAGGGCACCAGGGCGCAGACGCTGGTCCCCGACTACCACCTGTGCGTGGTGCGGGCCGACCAGATCGTGCCGGGCGTGCCGGAGGCCGTCGCCCGGCTCGACCCGGCCCGCCCCCTCACCTGGATCAGCGGCCCCTCGGCCACCAGTGACATCGAGCTGAACCGGGTCGAGGGCGTGCACGGCCCCCGCACCCTGGAAGTGATCATCAGTACCTGA
- a CDS encoding Vms1/Ankzf1 family peptidyl-tRNA hydrolase: MRLDFIRPLYERHGPYASVYLGALTGPERASHWRGVRDQLDGQSGQADKATLDALEDEALSAAAGRALFATHGDVVLAESLREAPYELATWTPLPHVTPLLMRRGENVPHIRVIVDHAGAELTVFGGGSPRKATVEAASWPLQKTAQGGWSQKRYERAVDEVWEKNALAVAQEIDEQVRRIGAELILVAGEPKSRSYLLHHLGTKAADRVTMVEHGSRDDHGQFEQDVERALDEWLDRRRAELLERHQEAAGPTGMARVSQALREGRVHAVLLPGELPGPVWIGEGGTQLATDRGELQRWGVDEPIQERSDSALARAAAMTDAELWFTDSVADVAAVLRY; the protein is encoded by the coding sequence GTGCGGCTCGACTTCATCCGGCCGCTGTACGAGCGGCACGGCCCGTACGCGTCGGTGTACCTGGGCGCGCTCACCGGGCCCGAACGGGCGAGCCACTGGCGCGGCGTGCGCGACCAGCTCGACGGCCAGTCAGGCCAGGCCGACAAGGCGACGCTGGACGCCCTGGAGGACGAGGCGCTGAGCGCCGCCGCCGGGCGGGCCCTGTTCGCCACGCACGGTGACGTGGTGCTGGCCGAGTCGCTGCGCGAGGCGCCGTACGAGCTGGCCACGTGGACGCCGCTGCCGCACGTCACGCCGCTGCTGATGCGGCGCGGCGAGAACGTGCCGCACATCAGGGTCATCGTGGACCACGCGGGGGCCGAGCTGACCGTGTTCGGCGGCGGCTCGCCGCGCAAGGCCACCGTCGAGGCCGCCTCGTGGCCGCTGCAGAAGACCGCCCAGGGCGGCTGGTCGCAGAAGCGGTACGAGCGCGCCGTGGACGAGGTCTGGGAGAAGAACGCCCTGGCCGTGGCCCAGGAGATCGACGAGCAGGTACGCAGGATCGGCGCCGAGCTGATCCTGGTCGCGGGCGAGCCGAAGTCGCGCTCGTACCTGCTGCACCACCTCGGCACCAAGGCGGCCGACCGGGTGACGATGGTGGAGCACGGCAGCCGCGACGACCACGGCCAGTTCGAGCAGGACGTGGAGCGGGCGCTCGACGAGTGGCTCGACCGCAGGCGCGCCGAGCTGCTCGAACGCCACCAGGAGGCCGCGGGCCCCACCGGGATGGCGCGGGTGTCGCAGGCGCTGCGCGAGGGCCGGGTGCACGCGGTGCTGCTGCCCGGTGAGCTGCCCGGCCCCGTCTGGATCGGCGAGGGCGGCACGCAGCTCGCCACCGACCGGGGCGAACTGCAGCGATGGGGCGTGGACGAGCCCATCCAGGAGCGCTCGGACTCCGCGCTGGCCAGGGCGGCCGCGATGACGGACGCCGAGCTGTGGTTCACCGACTCGGTGGCGGACGTCGCCGCGGTGCTCAGGTACTGA
- a CDS encoding DUF2795 domain-containing protein encodes MERGSDKHGPRLDDEQKHETEGMVRGGGTTHAEEWKEPEAMPAPGEESLHSYSPGREPGAPEGMTRRDVDVRSDLAKWLSDTHWPSSKRELLARARREGAPDPVIDMVESLPERDYTNMADIARTLGIGVEKRRW; translated from the coding sequence ATGGAACGTGGGAGCGACAAGCACGGACCCCGCCTCGACGACGAGCAGAAGCACGAGACCGAGGGCATGGTTCGCGGCGGCGGCACGACGCACGCCGAGGAGTGGAAGGAGCCCGAGGCCATGCCGGCGCCCGGTGAGGAGTCGCTTCACTCGTACTCACCAGGACGCGAGCCCGGCGCCCCGGAAGGCATGACGCGGCGGGACGTCGACGTCCGCAGCGACCTCGCCAAATGGCTGAGCGACACCCATTGGCCCTCGTCCAAGCGCGAGCTGCTGGCCCGCGCCCGCCGCGAGGGCGCGCCCGACCCGGTGATCGACATGGTCGAATCCCTGCCCGAGCGTGACTACACGAACATGGCCGACATCGCCAGGACGCTCGGCATCGGCGTGGAGAAGCGGAGGTGGTGA